The region CACTGCAAATTGATTGGAGCGACCGGCGGCCGCCGTCTTGTAGCCATCGCCGGCTTTATAGGACAAGCCGGTTGCATCAAGGTCGTGACCTTTACCGCAACGCACCCAACCCTTTTCAGATAGAACAACGGTGACCGGCTCGGTGGGTACCAGTTCGTTTTCCGACAGAGCCTTGGCTTCTGCGCGAGCAACGATTGGCGAGCGACGATCATCACCGTAGGTTTTGGCGTCTTCAAGCAACTCGGTGCGTACCAGCTTCTTGAGCTTGGCTTCGCTGCCCAGCAGGGCTTGCAGCTTGGCTTGTTCTTTGCGCAACGCGTCTTGCTCGTCACGCAGCTTCATCTCTTCCAGACGTGCCAACTGGCGCAAACGCGTGTCGAGGATGTAGTCAGCCTGGATTTCACTCAGGGCAAAGCGCGCAATCAGCTCCGCCTTGGGGTGTTCCTCGGTGCGAATGATGTGGATCACTTCATCGAGGTTAAGGTAGGCGGTGAGCAAACCGTCCAACAGGTGCAGGCGACGCTCGACCTTGTCGAGGCGGAACTGAAGCCGGCGGCGGACGGTATTGATGCGGAACTCCAGCCATTCCACCAGCAACGCACGCAGGTTTTTCAGCTGCGGCTTGCCGTCCAGGCCAATGATGTTGATGTTGACGCGGAAGGTCGACTCAAGCTCCGTCACTGCAAACAAATGCTGCATCAGCTCATCGAGATCGACCTTGTTGTTACGCGGGATGATCACGATACGGCACGGGTTTTCGTGGTCCGACTCATCGCGCAAGTCGGTCACCATCGCCAGCTTGGTCGGCTTGGCCTGCATCAGCGCAGCAATCTGCTCCAGTACCTTGGCGCCCGACACCTGATGCGGCAATGCGGTAACGACGATGTCGCCGTCTTCGATGTGATAGACGGCACGCATGCGCACCGAACCACGACCGGTCTGGTAGATCTTCAGCAAATCCGCGCGCGGGGTAATGATCTCGGCTTCAGTCGGGTAATCCGGGCCCTGAATGTGCTCACAGAGCTGCTCAACCGTGGCCTTGGGCTCGTCGAGCAGGCGCACACAGGCGGTGGCGACTTCTCGCAGGTTGTGCGGCGGCACGTCTGTGGCCATGCCAACGGCGATGCCTGTTGTGCCATTGAGCAGGATGTTCGGCAAGCGCGCGGGCAATACCGCTGGCTCATCGAGCGTACCGTCGAAGTTTGGCACCCAGTCAGCCGTGCCCTGCCCCAACTCGCTGAGCAGCACTTCGGAATAGCGCGACAAACGGGCTTCGGTGTAACGCATGGCCGCGAACGACTTGGGATCGTCCGGCGCCCCCCAGTTGCCCTGGCCATCGACCAGGGTGTAGCGATAGCTGAACGGCTGAGCCATCAGCACCATCGCTTCGTAACACGCGGAATCACCGTGAGGGTGAAACTTGCCGAGCACGTCACCGACCGTACGCGCCGATTTTTTATGCTTGGAATCTGCGTCCAGGCCCAACTCGCTCATCGCATAGACGATACGTCGCTGTACCGGCTTGAGGCCGTCGCCGATATGCGGCAAGGCGCGATCCATGATTACGTACATGGAATAGTTGAGGTAGGCCTGTTCGGTGAAGTCGGCCAGGGACCGGCGTTCTACGCCGTCGAGGCTGAGATCAAGGGAGTCGCTCATGCGGACCTCATTCAGTTCGTTGTCTGGCGCAACAGCATGCTGCCGCTGCGCTGAGTAAATTCAAGTTTGTTCAAAGCGCTCATGCCCAGCAGCACTTGCTCACCTTCAAGACCCGGCGCGGCCACCGCACGCACATTGCGTAATACGATGGCACCCAGTTGCAGGCGGTCGATCTGAGTACGATAGCCCTGAGCCCGGCCATTGGCCGTATTCAAGGTCACGGGCACACCCTTGGGCAGCGCCAGTTGCCTGGCCAGTTCCAGCGGAACCGCTACATCGGTGGCTCCGGTATCGAGCAAAAATTCCACCGGCACATTGTTGATCCGGCCGCTGGCCACGAAGTGGCCCTGCGCGTTACCCAACAGTTTGACTTCTATATAACCCTCGCCTTGCTGCGAGATCACCTCGGTATTAGGGGTTTCCTGGCGCTGTTCCCAACGCCCGAAAAATTGGGTCGCCAGGTACAAGCCAGCGCACCAGGCCACGATCATGAAAATCCGGCCGACACCCTTACCCGGGGCTTGGTCACTCATAACCCGGCACTCCAGCCACCCTGCGGTGCAGCGAAGCGCCAGACGATCGGGCGTGCTTCGCCATCAGCGCGCACGTGATTGCCGTTATCGACACCGATCCAGGCTCCGCCAGCGTCCAGGCTCAAGGCTTCGGCATGACCATACCGGGTGTTGTACTGCCGGGCATCGGTCAAACCATCGCGGGCAAACGACCAGCAGCGTTCGACCTCCCCCGTATCCGGGCTGCGACGACAAATACGGTAAGCCATGCGTTCCAGAGTGAACAACTTGCCCTGGAACAAGGCCAGGTCGGCAAAGTCCTTTTGTTGCGGCTTGACCTTGAGCTCGGGCGGTGGCTGTTCCGGGCCGCCCTCACTCATCAAGACACAACTCTCTTCGCAATCCCACACACTCTGCTTTTTGCGGATACTCAGCAACCCGCGTCGCTCTCGTTCTGCTGCCAACCAGATCTGGTTGCCTTGCGGGTTGACGGCAATGCCTTCAAACAGTGCATTGAAGTGCAGCAACATGCCGCTGGCGCGGGCTTGACGCACTAGCGCCGGATCAATTTTCAACCAGGAAGGCGAGCCCACCTGCGGAAGTTGCAGCACCGCGGCATGGCTCTCACTGACAACGTAACGGTTGCCCGCCTCGTCACAGGTGATGCCTTCGAGATCCAGATCTCCGCCCCGCAAGGGGCTGAAGGCTTTACCCATCATCCGTACGCCCCACGGCAGACCGCTTTCAGGCACAGGCGGCGCATCAAAGCCAACAGCCTCGGCGTGCCACTGCGCATAGCGGTTGTCCAGCCGGTAAACCTGGTCATCGTCGCGATCGGACACGGCCCATAGTTCGCCCTGGCACATCGCCAAGCCAGACAGATTGGCGCCGCGCATGCCTTCGACGGGATGTTCGGACTGCAATGTCAATTCAGGCCAGGCATCCGCCAGCACCGGTGTAGCCCCTGCACACAGCAACGCCATCAAGGCTTTGCGCATCAAGCCAGCACCTGTGCCAGGTTGCCTTTGGATTCAAGCCAGGACTTGCGGTCGCCCGCGCGTTTTTTGGCCAGCAGCATGTCCATCATTTCCGAAGTGGCGGCGAAGTCTTCCAGCGTCAATTGCACCAGACGCCGGGTATTCGGATCCATGGTGGTTTCACGCAGCTGCGGTGGATTCATCTCACCCAGCCCCTTGAATCGAGTGACCTGCGGCTTGCCGCGCTTCTTCTCGGCCACCAGGCGATCAAGAATGCCGTCGCGCTCGGCTTCGTCCAGGGCGTAGTAGATCTCTTTGCCCAGGTCGATTCGGTACAGCGGCGGCATGGCCACGTACACATGACCGGCATCCACCAGCGGGCGGAAATGCTGCACAAACAAAGCACAGAGCAAAGTCGCAATGTGCAGGCCGTCGGAGTCGGCGTCGGCGAGGATGCAGATTTTGCCGTAGCGCAGTTGGCTGATGTCGGCCGCGCCCGGATCGACGCCAATGGCGACGGCGATGTTGTGCACTTCCTGGCTGGCCAGCACTTCGCTGCCGTCGACTTCCCACGTGTTGAGGATCTTGCCGCGCAACGGCAGGATCGCCTGGAACTCTTTGTCCCGCGCTTGCTTGGCCGAACCGCCTGCAGAATCCCCTTCGACCAGAAACAGTTCGGAGCGCATCGGGTCCTGCCCGGCGCAGTCTGCCAGCTTGCCGGGCAAGGCCGGCCCCTGGGTAATGCGCTTGCGCTCAACCTTTTTGCTGGCCTTGAGACGTCGCCCGGCGTTGTTGATTGCCAGTTCAGCCAGTTGCATGCCCAGCTCAGGATTGGCATTGAGCCACAGGCTGAAGGCATCCTTGACCACACCCGAGACAAAGGCCGCTGCTTCACGGGATGACAGACGCTCTTTGGTCTGACCCGAGAACTGAGGCTCCTGCATTTTCATCGACACCACGAACGCAATGCGCTCCCAGACGTCTTCGGGGGCCAGCTTCACACCACGCGGCAACAGGCTGCGGAACTCACAGAACTCGCGCATCGCATCGAGCAAGCCCTGGCGCAAGCCGTTGACGTGGGTACCGCCCTGAGCGGTCGGGATCAGGTTGACGTAGCTTTCCTGAACACTGTCCCCGCCCTCGGGCAACCACAGCAGCGCCCAGTCGATGGCTTCTTTATTACCCGCCAGGCTGCCACAGAACGGCTCGTTCGGCAGGCGCTCGAACTCACTGACCGCGTCGACCAGGTAAGAACGCAGGCCGTCTTCGTAGTGCCACTCGACCTTTTCGCCGGTGTTTTTGTCTTCAAAGCTGACCAGCAGCCCCGGGCACAGTACGGCCTTGGCCTTGAGCACATGCTTGAGGCGGCTGACCGAGAACTTGGGCGAATCGAAGTACTTGGGATCCGGCGCGAAGTACACGCTGGTCCCGGTGTTGCGTTTGCCGACGGTGCCGATGACTTCAAGATCCGTGGCTTTGTAGCCATCGGCGAACGTCATCTGGTACTCGTTGCCGTCACGCTTGACCTTGACCCGGACCAGCGTCGACAGGGCGTTGACCACCGAAATGCCGACGCCGTGCAGGCCGCCGGAGAACTGGTAGTTTTTGTTGGAGAACTTGCCGCCCGCATGGAGCTTGGTGAGGATCAGCTCAACACCGGACACCCCTTCTTCAGGGTGAATGTCCACGGGCATGCCGCGCCCGTCATCGCTGACTTCGAGCGAGTGGTCGGCGTGCAGGATGACTTGTACCGATTTGGCGTGACCGGCCAGGGCTTCGTCGACACTGTTGTCGATGACTTCCTGAGCCAAGTGGTTGGGCCGGCTGGTGTCGGTGTACATCCCGGGGCGTTTGCGCACCGGGTCGAGGCCCGAGAGGACTTCGATGGCGTCTGCGTTATAAGAGCTAGCGCTGGGAGTGGCCATAGGGTCTCGTCGTTAGTCGTAAGTGAAAAATAAGGGCCATTCGACAGGCGCCTTACAGGGCCGCAAAATCGATGGTTTGATACTGTTCTGCGCCAATCCCGGCAAAGTTCAGCAGCGCGGGCAGTTGCTGGGCGAACCCTTGGTAACTGTGGTCGCCTCCGGCCTGAATACGCAAGGCACATGCCTTGTAGTATTTTTCGGCAAGGCGATAGTCCAGGGTTTCGTCGGCCGTCTGCAGCCAAACCTGATAGCGCTCCGGGTCTTGAGGCGCCGCCACTTCAAGCTCAGCCAGGGCCGTGACATGATCGTGGGTCAGCTCCCAGGTCTGGCCACTGTACAGGTTGGTTTGCGTGCCGAGATAACCGTCAAACATCCGGTGCGGACTGACGGCCGGGTTGACCAGCAAGGCCTTGAGACCATGCTGCTCGGCCAGATACGTCGCATAGTAGCCGCCGAGCGAGCTGCCGACCAGCAATGGCCTGCCCAGGTCGCTGATTGCCGCCTGCAGCTGGGCGATGGCCTCACGCGGGTGATGGTGCAAGGCCGGTACCCGCAACTGATCACTGCAACCGATGCGCTGCATCAGCGACGACAACTGCGTGGCCTTTTTGGACTCGGGAGCGCTGTTGAAACCGTGGATATACAAGATGGAACCCGACATGCAATTACTCCCGAGTGCAAATTAAGCCAAACACAGTCTCTATAAAGACGCGCAGTTTAGCCTGACTCAAGGGTAATGACCCTCCTCAAGGTAGATCCGCCCGACAATCACTCAGTAATTACCGGCGCTGTAGTCCGGTTCGAACTCAAAATCCGCCAGACGTGATACGCCGGTTTCCAGGCTGCCGTCCGGTTGCAGACGCAACCAGCGATAGCCGGGCGCTTCGTTGCTGACGTTGAAATCCTCACTGCCCGGGGCGAACTGAATGCAGGTCGAGGGCGATGCCAGCAGCCTGACGCCATTTCGCTGCTGATCAAACGCCTGATGGACGTGCCCCCAGAGCACCGCACGCACTTGCGGGTAGCGATCCAGCACTTTCCAGAACTCATTGGCGTTACGCAAACCAATCGGCTCAAGCCACGGGCAACCCACCGACACGGGATGGTGATGCAGGCACACCAGATGGTGGCGCTCAGGCGCTTCACTCAAGGACTGGGCGAGCAACTGCAATTGCCTGTCTTCCAGATAACCGGGGGTGGAATGCGGTACCGCCGAGTCGAGCAAGGTGATGCGCCAATTACCGATATCGACCACCGGCTCAAGCAAGCGGCTTTGCACCGCTGCCTCGCGCATGTGCGCCAGTTGGTCGTGATTACCGGGTATCCAGCGCGCCGTGGCCGACAGCGGGGTCGTCAGCCGGCGGAAATGTTGATAAGCCTCAACGCTGCCATCCTGGGCCAAATCCCCGGTGGCCAGCAGCAGGTCGGGGCGGGGCTGCTCGGCGCAAGCGAGATCAACCACTTGCTGCAAGCTATGGGCGGTCTTGAGCCCCAGCAGCGCACCGTTTGCGTCGGCAAACAAATGACTGTCGGACAGCTGCACCAGCAGCACCGGGTCTTCGGTGGTCAGCGAGGATACACTCGGCAAGGGGGTCTCCCGGTACAACGCCATGAACGAATGGCGAGATTATGCCATCAGAGCAGACAACGCACACCGTCGAGGTTTCTAGCGAACCTCGGCGTACTCATGCCATCAGAGCAGACAACGCACACCGTCGAGGTTTCTAGCGAACCTCGGCGTACTCATGCCCGCAGGCTAGACAATGACTCAACCATTCGCCCAGGAACACATTGAGCTGGGCCTTTTCATCAGGTTGATGCATCGCGACGTTGGGATACGGGTAAATACTGCGAAAACGCCGGGCGTGTTCGGCACCAATGACTTCGGCCATGCGCGCGTCGTGGTAAACCTGAACCTGCAGTTCAGGCACCGGCAGCCACGGCAAGCTGTGCTCCTGGCGCACGCGCAAGGTGCTGGTGTAGGGGCAGTCGAGGATCACCTCAAGGGTCAGCACACCGAGCATCTGGTCACCCTGGGTCAAGGCGATGCGTCGGGCGCTGGGTTGCTCACGCATATCGGGCAGCAAGCGCATCAAACGGGCATAGTTGGCCTCGCAGGCAGCCTGCAGTCCGATCAAATCGACCCGATAACGATCGCGCACCCCGTTTACGACCATAACCCCCTCACTTCAGCGCGGTTTAGCGCCAGCCATTGCAGGGCAATAATGCTCGCTGCATTGGAAATACGTCCATCTCGCACGGCCTGCATGGCATCTTCATAAGCCCACACTGTAACCCTGATATCTTCTGCTTCTTCTTCCAGACCGTGCAACCCGCCCACGCCCTCGGTGCTGCAACGGCCCAGGTACAAGTGCACAAACTCGGTGCTGCCTCCCGGCGACGGGAAATACCGGGTAACCGGCCACAAAGACGAAAACGTTAGCCCTGCCTCTTCTTCGCCTTCACGATGGGCGACTTCTTCGGGCTGTTCATCTTTATCGATCAGGCCGGCGACCAGCTCGATCAGCCAGGGTGTATCAGCCTTGTCCATGGCCCCGACGCGGAATTGCTCGATCAACACCACTTCATCGCGCTGCGGGTCGTAAGGCAATACGCAGACCGCATCATGGCGCACAAAGACTTCGCGACTGATCTCACGGCTCATGCCACCGGCGAACAGCTCATGGCGCAGGTGTACACGATCAAGTTTGTAGAAACCCTGATAGCCGTTTTCGCGCTTTACGATCTCAACAACGCTTGGCGTGGCCTTAGTGATATCAGTCATTCAAAACCTCTTGCTGGCGAATTCATGCCGGGAGTGGACCTCGGCAACGGGCATCCTAACGCGCCAGCACTTGGGGATGCAGCCCCTTTTATGACACGGAGATAGACGGATCGCCTGCAAAACAACTCTAATTGACACTTATAAGCTTAGTGGCGAACTGATGCTGTTGTTGGCAGTCGAACCACCATATTTTTCAATTTTCTTTTATTAATGAAGGACGACCATGTCGCTTTTAAAATTTGCTTCCATGACCTGCATCGCCCTGACGCTGGGCGCCTGCCAAAGCGTGTTCCAGCCCTCGGTACAAAAGCCCCTGACATTCACCGCTGACCGCTCCGAGCAGCTCAAGGCAGGTTGCAGCGGCCAGGAATGCCCACTGGTGAACATTGATACCGTGCACGTGGCCGACGAGCCAAAGCTCGATGCGCTGATCGAACAACGCCTGCTGAAAATGACCGTCTTTTCACCCGAAGATAAACTCGCGCCTTCGCTCGAGGCTTACCGTGAGCAATTCCTGCGCACCGCCGAAAGCCGCAACAGCAGCTATTTGCAGGCCAAAGTACGTGAACAGCATGACGGATTGGTGATTGTTGAGCTGTCCAGCTATCTGGATACAGGCGGCGCTCATGGCATACCGGGCCGTGGCTTTATCAACTATTCGCGCCAGAATCAAAAAGAAGTGACCTTGCAGGACATGTTGGTACCGGGTCAGGAAAACGCTTTTTGGGCTGCCGGAAAGGTCGCACACAACAACTGGCTGATCAGCACTCGTTTCGGCAACGACCCGGAATTCGTCAAAAACTGGCCGTTCCAGCAAACACCGCACGTCGCGCTGCTCAAGGACAACGTCGTCCTCAAATACGATGTGTACAGCATTGCACCGTACTCTGAAGGCCATGTTGAGCTGAAGATCCCTTACTCGCGCCTGCGCGGCATCCTCAAGCCGGAGTGGTTCCCGGGTCGAGGATAAGCCGCCAGATCGGCTGCAGGCGCGAATAGGTTCGCCCCTGCAGCCGATCCATAGCGCTTATGAACCCTTGCGCCCCAGCACCCATTGCAGCAGCCCTGCCAACAGTAATGCCGGCAAAGTCGCGCCCACGTCCGGAAGCAGGTTTGCCAGCAGGTGATACGTCACCACCCCGCCCAACCAGGCCAGCAACGTCGCCCCGTGGAACAGCCCGGGGGTCACTTCAGCGCTGCGCTTGCGCAGGATGAAGTGATCCACCAGCACCACGCCAAACAGTGGCGCAAACACTGAACCGATCAACAGCAGAAAGTTCTGGTACTGCGCCAGCGGTGCAAAGCAAGCGATCAGGGTGCAGATCACACCGATGGCCAAGGCCAGGTGCTCGACTTTCAGGCGCAGCAAGGTCCCGCCGGAAACCGCCGCCGAATGAATATCGGCAAACGCGTTTTCAGACTCGTCCAGCAAGATCAGCAGCAACGGAATCCCCAGCCCGCCCCCCGCCAGCGCCAATAGCAACGCGTTGACTTCACCGCTTGGTGCAAATGCCAGCGTGTAGGCCACCCCCAGGCTCATCAACCAGAAGTTGCCGATAAAGAAACCCAGTGCCGTCCCGCCAAACACATTTTTGGCTCGCTTGCCAAAACGCGAGTAATCGGCGATCAGCGGCAGCCACGACAGCGGCATGGCGATGGCAATGTCAAAACCTACGGCAAACGGCAGCGAACCATCGCCCTTTTGCGCCCAGAGCGCGGCCAGATCAGCCTTGGCGAACAAGTTCAAGGTCAGCCATATACAGGCCGCCAGCAACAACCAGATGCCCCATTTGCGCAGAATTTTCCGGACAAACGTCAAAGGCCCGCTGACAGCAAGCAACGTGGCCAAAGCGCCGAAGAACACCGTCCACAGCAAGGGATGGCTCCACAGGCTGCCCTCGCTGAACGCCCGGGCACCGAGCAGGCTCGCGGCATCGCGCATTACGATAATTTCGAACGAGCCCCAGCCGACCAACTGCAGCACATTGAGCAACGCCGGCAGGCTCGCGCCACGGGACCCCAGGCTGAGCTTGAGCGCGGCCATCGAAGACAGACCGCTGTCGCTGCCAATGACCCCGACCGACGCCAGCAAGGCCACACCGACCAACGTGCCGAGAAAAATCGCCAGCAACGAACCCGACAGGCCCAGCCCCGGCGCAAGCAACGCGCCGGTCTGCAACACCATCAGGCCAATGCCGAGGGAAAACCACAGAGAAAACAGATCACGGGCACCGAACACGCGCTGATGAGAAGGCACAGCAATATCCGGTGAATAGGTGCTGGGTGTGTTCAAGGGTTGGATCTCAAAGAGGGAATACACGCACTCGCCCCCGTAGCCGCTGCCGAAGACTGCCAAAAGGACCGCTTCGCAGCCTTCGGCAGCGGCTACAGGAATTGCGCCAGACTGGCTGGCGCGTTTACATCACACCTTTTTGTACAGCTGGCTGCCTTCCTGCTTGAAGCGTTCAGCCTGCTCGGCCAAGCCTTTGGCCACGTCAACGTCGACGGCTTCGATGCGTTGGTTGGCGGCGTAGATCCGCACTTCCTGGGTGATTTTCATCGAGCAGAATTTCGGCCCGCACATCGAGCAGAAATGCGCGACCTTGGCCGAATCCTTGGGCAAGGTTTCGTCGTGGTACGAACGCGCGGTGTCCGGATCCAGACCGAGGTTGAACTGGTCTTCCCAACGGAACTCAAAACGCGCCTTGCTCAATGCGTTGTCGCGGATTTGTGCGCCCGGGTGCCCTTTGGCCAGGTCAGCCGCGTGGGCCGCGATCTTGTAAGTGATGATCCCGGTCTTCACGTCATCCTTGTTCGGCAGACCCAGGTGCTCTTTGGGCGTGACGTAGCAGAGCATGGCGCAACCGAACCAGCCGATCATGGCCGCGCCGATGCCCGAGGTGATGTGGTCGTAACCCGGCGCAATGTCGGTGGTCAGCGGGCCCAGGGTGTAGAACGGTGCCTCGTCGCAGCACTCCAGCTGCTTGTCCATGTTCTCTTTGATCAGTTGCATCGGCACGTGGCCAGGGCCTTCGATCATGCACTGCACATCGTGTTTCCAGGCAATTTTAGTCAGCTCGCCGAGGGTTTCCAGTTCACCGAATTGCGCCGCATCGTTGGCGTCGGCAATCGAACCCGGGCGCAGGCCATCACCCAGCGAGAAGCTGACGTCATAGGCCTTCATGATTTCGCAGATTTCGTCGAAATGGGTGTAGAGGAAGTTCTCTTTGTGGTGCGCCAGGCACCACTTGGCCATGATCGAGCCGCCACGAGAAACAATGCCCGTTACACGCTTGGCGGTCAGCGGCACGTAGCGCAGCAACACGCCGGCGTGAATGGTGAAGTAGTCAACGCCCTGCTCGGCCTGCTCGATCAGCGTGTCGCGGAACAGTTCCCAGGTCAGGTCTTCGGCGACACCGTTAACTTTTTCCAGCGCCTGGTAAATCGGCACGGTGCCAATCGGAACCGGCGAGTTGCGGATGATCCACTCGCGGGTTTCGTGAATGTGTTTGCCGGTGGACAAATCCATGACCGTGTCCGACCCCCAGCGAATGCCCCAGGTCAGCTTGGCCACTTCTTCCTCGATCGAAGAGCCCAGCGCACTGTTGCCGATGTTGCCGTTGATCTTCACCAGGAAGTTACGGCCAATGATCATCGGTTCCAGTTCAACGTGGTTGATGTTGGCTGGAATGATGGCGCGACCGCGGGCGATTTCTTCGCGCACGAACTCCGGAGTGATTTCTTTCGGGATGTTGGCGCCAAAGCTGTGGCCGGCGTGCTGCTGTTCAAGCAAACCGGCAGCACGGGCTTCTTGCAGCTTCATGTTTTCGCGGATGGCGACGTATTCCATCTCGGCCGTAATGATGCCCTGACGCGCATAATGCATCTGGCTGACGTTAACCCCGGCCTTGGCCCGACGCGGGTTTTTCACGTGCGCAAAACGCAGCTTGGTCAGCTCGGCATCGTCGAGACGCATCTGCCCGAAGTGGGAGCTCAGGCCTGGCAGGCGCTCCGTGTCGCCGCGGTCATCGATCCACGCTGAACGCACGTCGCCCAAACCTTTACGCACATCAATTTGCACAGACGGGTCGGTATACGGGCCGGAGGTGTCGTAGATCAATACCGGGGCGTTGATTTCCCCGCCAA is a window of Pseudomonas taetrolens DNA encoding:
- the cytX gene encoding putative hydroxymethylpyrimidine transporter CytX, translated to MNTPSTYSPDIAVPSHQRVFGARDLFSLWFSLGIGLMVLQTGALLAPGLGLSGSLLAIFLGTLVGVALLASVGVIGSDSGLSSMAALKLSLGSRGASLPALLNVLQLVGWGSFEIIVMRDAASLLGARAFSEGSLWSHPLLWTVFFGALATLLAVSGPLTFVRKILRKWGIWLLLAACIWLTLNLFAKADLAALWAQKGDGSLPFAVGFDIAIAMPLSWLPLIADYSRFGKRAKNVFGGTALGFFIGNFWLMSLGVAYTLAFAPSGEVNALLLALAGGGLGIPLLLILLDESENAFADIHSAAVSGGTLLRLKVEHLALAIGVICTLIACFAPLAQYQNFLLLIGSVFAPLFGVVLVDHFILRKRSAEVTPGLFHGATLLAWLGGVVTYHLLANLLPDVGATLPALLLAGLLQWVLGRKGS
- the thiC gene encoding phosphomethylpyrimidine synthase ThiC, producing MSTTLKNAINLSDSAKVDEQSVKPFTRSQKVYVQGSRPDILVPMREVSLDVTPTDFGGEINAPVLIYDTSGPYTDPSVQIDVRKGLGDVRSAWIDDRGDTERLPGLSSHFGQMRLDDAELTKLRFAHVKNPRRAKAGVNVSQMHYARQGIITAEMEYVAIRENMKLQEARAAGLLEQQHAGHSFGANIPKEITPEFVREEIARGRAIIPANINHVELEPMIIGRNFLVKINGNIGNSALGSSIEEEVAKLTWGIRWGSDTVMDLSTGKHIHETREWIIRNSPVPIGTVPIYQALEKVNGVAEDLTWELFRDTLIEQAEQGVDYFTIHAGVLLRYVPLTAKRVTGIVSRGGSIMAKWCLAHHKENFLYTHFDEICEIMKAYDVSFSLGDGLRPGSIADANDAAQFGELETLGELTKIAWKHDVQCMIEGPGHVPMQLIKENMDKQLECCDEAPFYTLGPLTTDIAPGYDHITSGIGAAMIGWFGCAMLCYVTPKEHLGLPNKDDVKTGIITYKIAAHAADLAKGHPGAQIRDNALSKARFEFRWEDQFNLGLDPDTARSYHDETLPKDSAKVAHFCSMCGPKFCSMKITQEVRIYAANQRIEAVDVDVAKGLAEQAERFKQEGSQLYKKV